GGAtaacataatttgtaatatgtatagtttcatttaataaagcttagtttatttttattattattttctttacatattcTCAAAGTTTAAGTTtgatagtaaattattatacatataagtttttttattcaaaattgatattttcacttttatagatatttatatttcatttctataattttattatgattaatagtTAACTGGAGTGCATTGAATCAAATAGGCACAACGTGTAACAGAGGCTTTAGGTGCGCAGTGTCAATTGTCAAAGATTAGTATTTTGCTTCCTTGCGCAGTGTGTATGTACTGTAAATTGTAGTGTGTACTGAGTAGACACTAGACGGTATTGTGTTATTAgactattattttgtatatgctcaatattatttacaaacaatcgcctgtaatatcaaaattacatttatgtttaatataaaataatataataacaatggaGGTAACTAGAAAAAGTGAGTAATTTAATGGTAAATAAGGTaaccttttatttattgttatacattTGATCTcacaataaacacttttttttagaTTTCAAAGAAACATTACCTCTAATAAGCGAATCTATAAATAAAGCGGATTTTTTGGTGATAGATACGGAATTTACAGGCTTAATTAACGGTCGAGATGTTTCTATGTTTGATTCTCCTCAAGAGTACTACACTACACTGTTGAATGGGTCaaccgattttttattaatacagtaTGGTCTTTGCGCTTTCTTCTGGGATGAAGAAGAAAAACACTACAAGAATGATGCATATAACTTCTATTTGTTTCCACGAGGGCGTCCTGGTcccgaaaaaatgtttttatgtcaAAGTTCTAGCTTAGATTTTTTGGCGGCACAAGGATTTGATTTTAACAAACTTATCAAAGaaggtatttatatttacattttttttaacaatatattaatcataaaagaCATGAATAAGAAAGATagaatagatataaaattagtcaaatataatgaataccTACATACTTAAACcactaataaacaaaataatatttatcattattatttttattgtcttgGATACACCAATTCATTATTCATCACAGCATTTTGTAATACAGGAAGTAATAAATAAGAGTAGTATTTAACCTCAAAAACATTTTAGCAACTAACAACCCGTAGCACATACCAATATGGAATGGCATAAAAACCCCTTTGAAAATGGATTACTAAgctatattaatgtatatgaataaatatttttatttaggatTTAAGGTTTCTAAACtcttatgatgatgatgacaaaaaaaaaatcaaaggtaTCTTATAGGTAATCAAATTAaagccaaatttttttttactttaacattaaatttcaaatttgtcacataatatttttttttttaattgttggcCTACTGCAAtaactaattaactttataaagtcacaaaatatgttttttaaatgttattcgttaaaatgttgttaatttaatgttcaaatattgttatttttcaaaatatcaaaacactaaatatacttatacttttttgcaATTAATGTACTTTAACACTGAACTGTTGAGTGAATTTTGATATGAATATAGTGATAAACCTTTTTCAGGCATCTCATATATGACAGAACCTATAGAATCAAGGTTGCGAGAGAACTTGGCTGAGAGACAAAGTAGGAGTAATTCTGAGCAGGAATCTATCACTATTCCTGTTGAGCAAAGAAGTCAGATTGAAGACATTTGGTAAGAGAAATACTTTTAACTTGTAGCTTTGTTCGATACTGCACCTGATGCTGCAGTTTTGGAATGCCTGTGACAAGCCTTTAAAGCAGTATCTATACATCTGGTAgattagtcaaagtcaaagtcaaaaatctttattcaatatagaagtgtttacacttgcttattgatagtcaaaaatctaccaccggttcggaatttaacacctcggacctgagaagaaccggcgaaagaaactcagtgggatttttcttttttccatGTTACAGTCATGAAAAGTAAAAAGAATAACAGATTTAACACAGAGCTCTGACAAATGCCTTCTTTAATATTAAGTCCAATAAGATTTCAGTAGTAGGTTGTAGTTACgaggttattaattatttattaaaaaaaaaaaataaactgttccTGATATATTCACCACTGTATTTCCTGTGGTTTCTATATGTTTTTCAATAGTTTTACAATCCTAATCTCTTTTTTCATGTAATTGCAattgtatgaatttttaaaaacatatgtatgtcCAATATGTATGTCACTTTTCCTACTATCCAAATTCCAAAGGcccatttaattaattatggtcTTTGTAACATTGCTGTTATGATACTGAAAGCATATCTGTTAAACTTACTCTTCAATATACATTGATTAGACGTAAAAAGGGTTATAAATGGGAattgttaaaatacaatatttattttacagtaaaaaaGTGCGGGAGTTTTTGGATAACAGCAAATCAGATGAAATGGAGATTGATAGATGCAATGCATTCATCAGGCGATTGCTGTTCCAAGAGCTAGGGGCACGTTTTAAAAACGAAGCATTTGTTGAGACCAAGGTTCTGGAAAATAAAGATAGGTAATtgtgttttgtaaatttataattacttaatttaattaaaacataatgtaaagttaaatcaataaattaacaaatagcaGACGTAGCACTTGATTTCCTTAGAAAGTAAGCTTATAACATATAAGAAGCATGACTACAATTAgaattccttatttattaaacttaagtaAGTATTAAGTAGGATattgattacaattaatattatattcaataaaacatgaatataattactaaacgaaaataaatgttaactaaaacatttaacattgGTTAATGctttttagggttccatacCCATAGGGTAAAAACGGGACACTATTACTAAGACTGCTGTCTGTCCGTGtatctgtcaccaggctgtatcttaAGAAGCGCGATAGCTAgacaaattatatcaatatctGTTGCCATTATAACAACAAgtactaaaatcaaaataaaataaatatttaagggctCCCATAcaaaaaacgcaatttttttgtttgatataaagAAATGGTAACAGGTAGgcacttgaaatattcacaaaatacttaattgtatatttactttaataataaataataaaataaatatatatatacatttatatatatataaggggCTCTCATATATCAAAAGGGATTTTTTGCCATTTTTTTGCCCAATATTAAAATCAGCAAATCAGCTTGAAATATtctcaaaatatttagttttatttagacATTAAATTACCAACAGCTAGTGAAATATGTTGGAATGTTGatacaaaaatgttacatttttcttAACAACTTTAGTAAAGTTACCAtggattagttttatttttcactgTGTTTTTATAGTGTTTATTTCATACATTCCCACCAAATCATACGtagtatagttattatgttctaaaagacaaaatgtaaatacatatgaaAGTTTAAAcatgtcaatttttaaaattagtcttttttatatgattttatatgattaactAAGTTAGAAAAACTTTTGCAGGGTGTTAAAAGTAAGCCGGTTAACACCCGAAAATAAGGGTGAGAATCGCAACTTACAGAAGAAGGAGAAAGAGTGGGAGGAGTTTGAAGAAGCGGTTGGTTTTTCGAAGGTTGCCAGAATGATCAGTCAGTCGGTAAGCTAGTTGTGTTTCACTTATTATGTTTTCCAAAGAAGGAAAAGAACCAGAACAGTTGAAaagcattaattttaaagatagatAGGTAGATTTTTGCTATTCAATATGTGTGTGTTTAGTGTGTTGTTTGTAtgttgaataaacatttttaactattaaatttgaaagaaGTAAGAGTAAATAATGAGCTAACATTGCAGTAAAACAAAGTATCTAGATTAGTCAAAAAGAGACATgtctgaattttatattttactattgtcGGTACTTTCATTAACATTAATTTgcttttgatataataatttgaaggTCTTTAGCGCGCGTATGTGAGTTCAGCTAGTAAATGataaatacagaaatataaaatatagttttttgcacaaattattttctttattgagtGAGTAACTTATTATTACAAGCATATATTCTTTCAGGAAAAGTTGGTGATAGGTCACAACATGTTACTGGACGTCCTGCACACACTGAACCATTTCTTCCAACCGCTGCCTTCTGATTACTCTTCCTTTAAAGAGTTTACACATTGTATGTTCCCGAGGTCAGTTTGAttaggaaatatatttaaatatatgattatatgcATTTAATTTACTGATATGCATAATAATGTTAGCTTAttcctattattatattttcaccaGAACTATGACTCTAATTGTTTTTTCAGTGACAAAAGAAGTCTTGATGAAAATACTTGTTTAAACATTTAGTTTTAACCGACTATAATTCGTAAACattgcttaaattatattaaatagctgTTAGATCTTCGCTCGACGTAACttggaacttttttttttataaataatttaaaaatataaatacagttcGGCCATTTCTTCTTTTTTGCATATAACCAACACAGATGAATAATTTGTACGTAAACTTGGTCCTGTTGTGGACACACTCATAGCTATTTTGTCGGGTCAGTTATTGTATTTGTCTAGCAATTGAAAACAGTAGTAGCTTGAATGGGTAAGTTGGACCTGCGCCTGAACCCTTTCCGGTCGTTTGGAATTGTTAtttcattggattatgagagttgGTACTTGTTAGTTGCAGTTCAAGCTAATTTTACTTGAGAATGGTCGTCTTTGGTGAAAACGGTCAAGATGACATCATcagaaattgatttttataacttatatttcagGATTCTAGACACAAAATACATGTGTAGTCTACCTCCCTTCAAAGACAAGGTGAATTCTAGTGTTCTACAGCATTTACTGTCAACACTATCAGAACCACCATTCTCACTGCCAAAAGTCGgtaagttacatttttatgaaactttgacataaaaatatatcttatcctTTTTAATCGCACAATATTGGCCGTGCTTAGTGTttgagttaataataaattacatatttcggCCTCGGGTCAGCCGAGTCTACCGAAACATTCACGTTTACCCTCCACTCAGTGAGTCTCGTTGGTCAAACGTGCCGCCGCTTGACCCTAAGTCGAATAGCTTAGCCTGAAGATACTCACGGCGTGCACATCTAACGACACAATCGGGCGCAGAGTGCGCGGCGGGGCGCGGCTACACGTGCGCGCAGAACAAGGCGCACGAGGCGGGCTTCGACGCGTACGTGACGGGGCTGTGCTTCCTGGCGATGCAGGCGCACCTGGCGCGCATGCGCGGCGAGCGCGGCGCGCGCGTGGCGCAGGCCGACGCGCCGCCGCTGCGCCCCTTCCTCAACAAGCTGTTCCTGGCCAAGACCGCGCACCAGGACTCGCCCTACATCAACCTCACGGGCCCCGACCGTACGTACTGCTGTGCTTGTAGGGATGCAGGTTCAGCTGGTGTCGTGTATTGAACATTAGTAtttgatactttaaaatatactccATTTTAGAATTACTGTGTGTTCCGGCTGAAAGTGAATACAACATCAAACCAAATTAAAGTAAACCTTTCGAATACATCGTTACGTGTGATTTTTGTATATTGGACATAACTGAAGTAAAACACGATACATACCATAGTTTTGTTATG
This genomic stretch from Vanessa tameamea isolate UH-Manoa-2023 chromosome 9, ilVanTame1 primary haplotype, whole genome shotgun sequence harbors:
- the LOC113396999 gene encoding poly(A)-specific ribonuclease PARN-like isoform X1, with product MEVTRKNFKETLPLISESINKADFLVIDTEFTGLINGRDVSMFDSPQEYYTTLLNGSTDFLLIQYGLCAFFWDEEEKHYKNDAYNFYLFPRGRPGPEKMFLCQSSSLDFLAAQGFDFNKLIKEGISYMTEPIESRLRENLAERQSRSNSEQESITIPVEQRSQIEDICKKVREFLDNSKSDEMEIDRCNAFIRRLLFQELGARFKNEAFVETKVLENKDRVLKVSRLTPENKGENRNLQKKEKEWEEFEEAVGFSKVARMISQSEKLVIGHNMLLDVLHTLNHFFQPLPSDYSSFKEFTHCMFPRILDTKYMCSLPPFKDKVNSSVLQHLLSTLSEPPFSLPKVECAAGRGYTCAQNKAHEAGFDAYVTGLCFLAMQAHLARMRGERGARVAQADAPPLRPFLNKLFLAKTAHQDSPYINLTGPDPTPSRDHVFHLTFPKEWQRSDINQLFSAFGQITVQFLDDTSALVALSRRDLAKTVTWVFANNNRISIMPYVKYKLLNNKHQSERREETSEKFMRLYSSDNALARRDTVSDSNATGSPEKSRGRSNSVSLADAQPARKRCASGVFQIDEMEPPPKKAELVVSNGKRKHSDCAKETTISKRKETNKVIDRYDSDSKSKVECVKAFKEIDSWD
- the LOC113396999 gene encoding poly(A)-specific ribonuclease PARN-like isoform X2: MEVTRKNFKETLPLISESINKADFLVIDTEFTGLINGRDVSMFDSPQEYYTTLLNGSTDFLLIQYGLCAFFWDEEEKHYKNDAYNFYLFPRGRPGPEKMFLCQSSSLDFLAAQGFDFNKLIKEGISYMTEPIESRLRENLAERQSRSNSEQESITIPVEQRSQIEDICKKVREFLDNSKSDEMEIDRCNAFIRRLLFQELGARFKNEAFVETKVLENKDRVLKVSRLTPENKGENRNLQKKEKEWEEFEEAVGFSKVARMISQSEKLVIGHNMLLDVLHTLNHFFQPLPSDYSSFKEFTHCMFPRILDTKYMCSLPPFKDKVNSSVLQHLLSTLSEPPFSLPKVECAAGRGYTCAQNKAHEAGFDAYVTGLCFLAMQAHLARMRGERGARVAQADAPPLRPFLNKLFLAKTAHQDSPYINLTGPDPTPSRDHVFHLTFPKEWQRSDINQLFSAFGQITVQFLDDTSALVALSRRDLAKTVTWVFANNNRISIMPYVKYKLLNNKHQSERREETSEKFMRLYSSDNALARRDTVSDSNATGSPEKSRGRSNSVSLADAQPARKRCASGVFQIDEMEPPPKKAELVVSNGKRKHSDCAKETTISKRKETNKVIDRYDSDSKSKVECVKAFKEIDSWD